One Miscanthus floridulus cultivar M001 chromosome 11, ASM1932011v1, whole genome shotgun sequence DNA window includes the following coding sequences:
- the LOC136494838 gene encoding helicase SEN1-like, with protein MIGRGGGRGVRREDAGVEWPNLVDVVLSWRLEDVMNEGLFKDKVKRIPSTFSSLKSYLESYASPLLEELRAEMSSGLESISTMPFIRISSIEEKNGSNIYEISVASNSQVAKSCNQPECYAPSVGDIIILSDVKLGHISDIARDGKPNHIAFVTEGGDRDDDTPPSKYVIIASGKIDAADGKRQDGKRNSLFAAYLLNIVTYIRIWRCLDYETAVKRNRGLIQEMMQYPLVPDILQTFRKGVGSIDSMEIWTKLSTMDLNSSQNDAVLNCISEMNCNSNSSSFSLIWGPPGTGKTKTISVLLWLMREMKHGTLTCAPTNLAVKQVASRFLRLIKQRSFDKRCLGDVLLLGNKERMCVDGDLKEIYVHDRVRKLLGCFAPLTGWRHCLSSLSDLFENGYTQYLRYLQDQEEGDKPSFFSYCRKRFSIIYTNSRRCFKELLSHVPRSSILELNHNNILSILEMLEDFNNMFQRGYIGDEVKEVFLYNNGASDSRNSSVMKHRKTIVTLGRARMRCLEQLNMLLSHLKLPVTSSKRIIRDFCIESASIIFCTVSHSSKVSSQKLELLVIDEAAQLKECETLVPLRLRTLKYAVLIGDECQLPATVKSKVCADALFGRSLFERLSSLGHKKHLLNMQYRMHPSISSFPNISFYDGKISDAPNVMQREHQKKYLPGSMFGPYSFVNIEEGREEFDELGHSRKNLVEVVVVEEILRSLQKACSKTKAKVTVGVICPYTAQVLAIQEKIGKMKSDQTEVKVNSVDGFQGGEEDIIILSTVRSNSDGMVGFLSNRQRTNVALTRARYCLWILGNATTLSRSGSIWADLVRNAKDRRCFFNASSNKALSHVIAKQKSHLCRVEAKKSTPRGSSRNYRVWVRSQSELNEQGSSSANVSPDAGDIDYITACIRNLKLN; from the exons ATGATCGGACGGGGTGGCGGCCGCGGCGTGCGGAGAGAGGACGCGGGTGTGGAGTGGCCGAACCTCGTGGACGTGGTACTGTCCTGGAGGCTCGAGGATGTCATGAACGAGGGCCTCTTCAAGGACAAG GTGAAAAGGATACCGTCCACTTTCAGTTCCCTCAAGAGCTACCTGGAGTCATATGCCTCTCCATTGCTGGAGGAGTTGAGAGCTGAGATGTCGTCCGGACTGGAATCCATATCAACCATGCCCTTCATCAGGATATCATCTATTGAAGAAAAGAATGGCAGCAATATTTATGAAATTTCTGTTGCGTCTAATTCTCAGGTTGCTAAGTCATGTAATCAGCCTGAATGTTATGCTCCAAGTGTCGGTGATATCATTATTTTGTCTGATGTGAAGCTGGGGCATATTTCTGATATTGCTCGCGATGGGAAGCCGAACCATATTGCCTTTGTAACAGAAGGAGGGGACAGAGACGATGACACACCGCCATCTAAGTATGTGATCATAGCATCGGGCAAAATTGATGCTGCTGATGGCAAGCGTCAAGATGGGAAAAGGAACTCACTCTTTGCTGCTTATTTGCTCAACATTGTGACATACATCCGAATATGGCGTTGCCTTGACTATGAAACAGCAGTCAAAAGAAACCGAGGCCTCAtacaggagatgatgcaatatcCTCTG GTCCCAGATATTCTTCAGACATTCAGAAAGGGTGTTGGTTCAATTGACAGCATGGAAATATGGACCAAGCTGTCTACGATGGATCTTAACAGTTCTCAGAATGATGCTGTCTTGAATTGTATTTCAGAAATGAATTgcaacagcaacagcagcagtTTTAGCCTTATCTGGGGTCCTCCTGGCACAGGAAAGACAAAAACAATCAGTGTGTTACTGTGGTTAATGAGAGAAATGAAACATGGTACACTCACATGTGCACCAACAAACCTTGCTGTTAAACAAGTTGCTTCACGTTTCTTGAGGTTGATCAAACAGCGTTCTTTTGATAAAAGGTGCTTGGGAGATGTTCTATTGCTTGGCAATAAGGAGCGCATGTGTGTTGATGGTGATCTCAAAGAGATATATGTACATGACCGTGTAAGGAAGCTTCTTGGCTGCTTTGCACCATTGACTGGATGGAGACACTGCCTATCTTCTCTATCTGATCTTTTTGAGAACGGTTACACCCAGTACCTCCGATATCTACAAGACCAAGAGGAAGGTGATAAACCTTCTTTCTTCTCTTATTGCAGAAAAAGGTTCTCTATTATTTATACGAATTCTAGAAGATGTTTCAAAGAATTATTATCTCATGTCCCGAGATCTAGTATTTTGGAACTGAATCACAACAATATCCTTTCAATTCTTGAAATGCTTGAAGACTTCAACAACATGTTTCAGCGGGGGTATATTGGGGATGAAGTTAAGGAAGTTTTcttgtacaataatggtgcatcCGATTCTAGAAACTCTAGTGTGATGAAACATCGGAAAACTATAGTCACTCTTGGCAGAGCGAGGATGAGATGCCTTGAGCAATTGAACATGCTGCTAAGTCACTTGAAACTTCCTGTAACTTCCTCAAAACGTATCATTCGCGATTTCTGCATTGAAAGTGCTTCCATAATTTTCTGTACTGTATCTCACTCATCAAAAGTCTCAAGTCAGAAACTAGAGTTGCTTGTCATTGATGAGGCTGCCCAGTTGAAAGAATGTGAAACACTGGTCCCTCTGCGGTTGCGGACCCTAAAGTATGCTGTTCTAATTGGTGATGAGTGCCAATTGCCAGCGACTGTCAAAAGCAAG GTTTGTGCAGATGCATTATTTGGAAGAAGCCTTTTCGAAAGGTTGAGTTCACTTGGGCACAAAAAGCATCTACTTAATATGCAATACAGAATGCATCCGTCCATTAGTAGTTTTCCAAACATCAGCTTTTATGATGGGAAAATCTCAGATGCTCCTAATGTTATGCAAAGAGAACACCAAAAGAAGTATCTTCCAGGTTCTATGTTTGGCCCATACTCATTTGTAAATATTgaagaagggagggaggaatTCGATGAACTTGGCCACAGCAGGAAAAACTTGGTTGAAGTAGTCGTCGTTGAAGAAATATTGCGCAGTCTCCAAAAAG CTTGCTCAAAAACTAAAGCGAAAGTTACAGTTGGTGTCATCTGTCCATACACTGCTCAAGTTCTGGCAATTCAAGAAAAAATAGGGAAAATGAAGTCTGATCAAACAGAAGTAAAAGTTAATTCTGTTGACGGCTTTCAAGGTGGTGAGGAAGACATAATTATTTTATCAACTGTGAGGTCTAACTCAGATGGGATGGTAGGTTTTCTTTCAAACAGACAACGCACAAACGTGGCATTGACCCGAGCAAG GTACTGCCTATGGATCCTGGGAAATGCAACAACTTTATCAAGGAGTGGCTCAATCTGGGCTGATTTAGTTCGCAATGCAAAGGATCGGCGGTGTTTCTTTAATGCCAGTAGCAACAAGGCTCTCTCTCATGTGATTGCTAAGCAAAAGAGTCATCTTTGTAGAGTTGAAGCTAAAAAGAGCACACCTCGCGGAAGTTCCAGAAACTACAGGGTTTGG GTGCGATCCCAAAGTGAACTGAATGAACAAGGTTCTTCTTCGGCAAATGTTTCACCTGATGCTGGGGATATCGATTACATCACTGCCTGCATAAGGAATCTCAAACTGAACTGA